CCGCGTTCGTTACGCGTCAACGGCGAATCTTTGTTCATCATAATTGCTCTTCGTGACGACCCATAGCCGTGTAATACGGAGAGGCTATTAAACTGTCAATGGCAGAGGGTCATAATCTGGAGTACGCACCGCAATATGGGCAACATAAATCAGCTAATTAACCCTCTAGCCCTTATTAACGACATAAATTTCGCGCTCCGAAGCACACCACTCGAGACGCGATGCGGGTTAATATGCCCATAACGCACTCAACGCGACGTCTGCCTGCGGAATTATGGCTCTAAGTGCTAGCGGTCTAATGTGGCTTAAGTACAAGACAATGTTAATCTCCGTTGTCCTTACTACCGTACTTGACAACCAAGAAGACGTGAGATAATGTGCATAAACAGTCAAGTTACATCTCTGTATTAAGGGTTCTGCGGCAATAATTTAACACCAAGAGAGTCATAATCTTCAAAAGCGGTGAAAACATAGTTTTCCCCTGGTTATAAAAAAGGAATGGAATGACTGAACATCCTCaggcaataaaaaatatgtataatggCACGAGCGATATAGGGGTGTAAAATGATAAaactatgtacataattataacgGCGCGCAGGCTCGCGTGGCAAGGGCCATTACTAAGGACATAAACTAGTGAGTCATCTCGTGCCCGCTTATCGGACCGATCGGCCGCGCACATGGCGTCATTCCATGCACTTTATTGTATTGCTACCTATCTCATCTCGCACGCGAACTTTTTCATTTCATACCATTGCAGAGATGTTATCGAGCGGATAAACTGCTCCGATAGTAAAATGAGTCTGGAAtatactgttatttattataatataatacgtcTGAGTGCTACAATAAAAAGCTTCGATAAAATGCGACGTCTTATCCACTGAAGAAGAAATGGAAAACGTGTTTTTCATCGAACTTAGCAGCGAGGTCGGCGATGACTAGTCAAATTAAAAACAGAAGAGCCGAGCGAGCAACGAAATGAATGTTATTGTACCAAtagtaatttatcaaaatgtccGTACCGCCCGAGAACTATCGTACGGCGCACCGCGCTCGCTTTATACCAAATTTAACCAATGAGACCGCTCCAACCTTATTGCTTTTACACTTGAGATACAGATCTATTAGGACCACTGCACTGGaaaagataaaatgttttgCCTTTGACAGCTCGGCTTTCCATTCTTAAGTAAGCCAAATCACGCCGACTGAATACTAATGTCGGCTTTTGGAGGGCTTCTGTTGACCtcgattgtttttattgaataaaaattaatgcCTATTTGACTACTCTTGCATCAAATCCGTCCACTCAATGGTAAAAGTATTGAATGGGTTACAGAGCTGGATCGTGAAGCGTGACTGAGATAAAAGTGAAGTATCTGTATGTGCGTTGAGCTATTGGCTATTACCATTATAAGAACCCTCTTCCTTTAGGGGTCAGGCGACGCGGGGTCGACAAACTCGTGTGCATTGAGCCGTGATCGCGTTCAATGATGATCGTTAAAGCACGTATACACAAAAGATGGATTTAAAGTTCTGATGCAAACTCGACATAGAGACACGAACGTGCATTTGAACTTGATTACCATAATTATGCTTAATAGCAGCTTAGAGTGGAGAGCGCGGATGTAGGGGAAGTGTCTGAATTAATTCCCGCCACGTgtgcaagaaaataaaaagcatgGAGTGTTAAAAATGtcagaaaacataaaaagtCCATTAGGTTATAAAGAGCGTGTATGTTCAGGCTAGGCTAATTGGCGAGGAGCCCGCATTAAGCCTACTCGGGTGCAATTTACATAGCTAACTGACCAGCCCGCCAGATTACGTGAATGGCACGGGTATGTTAGAATGAAAAAATGTGTAGAGCAAATTGACTTAATTcggataaatataaaaaaaataactttatagtGTGATCTCATAACTAATGCAAAAATGGGAACTGATGCAAAGAAATATTGAAATCATAAAtcatcaattaatttttatatcaacTTACAGATGAAATAATGAAGAAAGAACTCTgacaaagataaaaaatatatatatctctAGTAacgatttattgattttatttattcaaatctaTTCTTCCAAAAAGGGCAATTCCGGACATCAGTGCATAACAACACATACGTAATCACATTAAGCGAAATAAGCAGAATCATCACTGGCCTAATGTGGTTTGTAAGCCTGATATCACTTGGGAACAAGCGTTGCCGTGTTACCGACATGCATAATGCAAAGCGAGCCACTTACTGCGTTCATGACAACCCTGCACTATTTACTAGTGATGTTACCAGATGTGATAGCAAAACCGTGGTTTCGGATTAGGTTTGATTCGAacattcattaaatattttgtttctggATTGCAATTGTGCTATTTGCATGTTGACAGTTGTAAAGTGACAAGCAAAAAAATTTTCTATTAAGGTTTAGTTAGTGATAGCTTTTactgtcttaaattatttttattgccgtAACAAATGGACGTCAGTTACCTACTAAATTAGATACAATTTTCGACATTTGTAGTAAGTAGGAACATTActgtttatagaaaataattcaaAGTGAAACTGAAAGTGAAGtgaaactaaaaacaaaaatagttaatGTTAACGCAGTTTAATCCCCATGTAAATATATGCACCAgaattattgtatagtttatgattcaatttacataaataaaatgcattgaATTCACTCGAATTTGACCTTTGTCTTTTGATACAGGATGTCGTTAAGACTAGGGTCATTCGAAACATATACAATACCGcttaacagaaataaaatttacatttaaaacctATCGCTTTTATAACTAAGAGCTTTCTTTTAATTGAATTCTAAGAAAGGTCGATGAATATCttcctttaaaatttaaatactggTATTGATTGTTATTAAAGCTATGAAGTGCGACTGATCCTCTTTCGTACTTGTATTCTTTTGATATTAGTACCTTCTGTACATCACTACACGCGCAATGCGAGCAGTGTCAACACTATACCGCTGCGTTAACAAGAAGATAAAGGCTTGCAAGCGGTGAATGAGCAGTAATAGGGTTATTTAGAAGCGTTGCAACACGACCTATCCAGCCAGTAACACTTGCCTATGTAGGTTATACATGGATTGTCCACAAGCTGCCTAGATTTCTGAAAGCGCAACTAAATACTTGCATTCTTTCTTAATTCGTTATTTTTAAGAGATGTTGTGTGACTGTTCATAATGGATTAACTGGCTCAATGTTGTGAATAAGATATTCCTATGGCAAATCTTAGACAAGATAATGTGCtagtaaaatatcatattatggAATAATTAAATGCCGAAATAGATTAGATAAATTTTTAAACCTTTATGAAAATCTCTTCAATAGCtctttataagtacttattaaaagGTCCATTAAAGGTTAATAATAGATAGAATACGGAAGTAAAGTTCTTAAATTAAAGACAAATTTACTTTTCCCCGGTCCTATTATACCGAGCTGCTAATGAAATTTGATAACCATAATACCTGGAAAGTTATTCGAGGTTATTCTTAAAAAGACGTTAATTTCGGACCAATCCCGGCTTTAATATACACGCACAATAAAGTCTCCCTTTTTAGCTTTCATTAGTAGTTTCGTcttgattttaatttaagatGGTGGCCCCATAAAACGGGAAATGTATTTTCTCAGCAAAtgttttcaaagttttattcGAACGTTACTTTAATGGcatagttaaaatttataattttagaaagaTTACGGCGAACCTTTCAGTGTTTCCATTACGAAAAACCAAGTTTCCtcgtaattaatttttatggcGACCGCCATGCGtgaaaaacacttttttataagaattatgCCGCGGTTGCCctgattttgtaactttttgcGGAAATAAACGAAAGTTCATAAAAAAGGGTCCGAATATGCAAGCCGCCATTTAATGTGAGTTTTTACactgtatgaaatataaatgaggacttatattataaaaagtttgttcGCTCCGACACGGATCACTTTGTGTTTTGAAGTTTGCTGCGGATTTCACTCGTCACTAGTACCTGTTTGAAATAAGGCACAAAAGCACTAAAAACGCGTGGCGTAAGAGTTTTTAAAACGTTCTACAATACCGGCCTAGGTATTGTATTAATCTCAATACATCGTGACGTAATATTTATCTTTCCAGATTAGCAACGgtttttgacaaattaattgTGGTTGCACTGCGGTTATCGGTTATCAGTTAATTAATAACCGTTTTAACGCTTATTAGAGCACATTgccaataaaattacaatacttaCTAACCTTTGTGAAAATTCATTAGCTGTTTAATTTTCAacctaaatttaaatttaccctaggcaaaataattattttaaacacatatttCTGATAAACATTTCTTTGGTGAGAAAATGTAGTCGTAGCTGACCTCTTAAGTCAATGGTCGATTCGAGGTTTATTCAACAGCTACCTAATCACATTACTTTCTAATAaggtttagtaaaataaataatgtagtaagTGTCGATGTGTTTAACAGCATGTCTAATATGTAACCTTTTCTCCTCAGATCGGGTAGAGGCGCGGCGTATGCCTGTTCGGAGGGAGACGGCAACGCACCCAAGTCGTGCTGCGGCCGGCCCCCTCTCAGGCTATGCGTCTTGTTCCTGGGCGTCGTCGGAGCCTGCCTCGTCGCCGCCGGCGCCGTCCTCGGGGCCCTAAGGCCGCACCCCAGGGCTCCACTCACATTACTCCTACTCATGATAGGTAAGATAAACCTTATCATGTTTAATTAATACTCCAGCATCAAAAATCAACattttcattcaataatttgattttaaacacGATTTTGAGCAGTTAAGGCGTCTATTCtacattaagtaaatattatacctCAGTGCGTTAATGAGATAAATGTTAATAACCATGTCGATAACATCTCACAGCCTCATGTTACACGGGGTGCGCGTTCATATTACGAAGATTATAAGACCCGGCTGTCGATTAATTTATCGCTGTAACTGCTCATTAGAACGAAGCCCTTATAATCAGTCTTTGATCGCTTAACAGTTCGCAACTCATTTCATGCTCAAGCGTTTTTTTCATAGCTGATTAAAATTATCCGGTCCGATGAGCGAACCGACCAAACGAAAGTAGGCGAGATTCATCCGTTCGCCTGCAGATGTGCATAAAATTTAATGTCCACGTTCTAATATTCATAAATTCGACCGAAACGACCGACGTAACAGGCGACCGTAATTAACCGTGAAACAATCTGCGGTGGCTCATTTGTTATTCGCTATGCATATGACAATAACAAGTCTGGCCGAAATCTCATTACATCATTCACATAGCCCCCGCCCCTCgagttttcaattaaacttCAAATGAGTTTTAGAGTGGAATTAATTGGATTTTCATTAGCGTTAGGGACAAATGATATTGTTACAGGCAAGCGATCTATTGTTGTGCCGACGAGCCAATTTGTACGCGTCACTCACCGCCAAACTTCACGCATCCGCATTTTGCCATAAGGCGCTTATCGACCAGCGTACAGTAATTATACATCGCGCTGGAGCTTACTGAATTATTGGAAAATCAATTATCTCTCATATTTCAActgtaaaaactgtttcatgTTCAGTTCTTGTAGTGTGGTTCACTCTGCACTAGTTCTGTTTGttttcttgtaataaaatgatgcTACCATCATGTAGAGCCGGGAGCTGCGCGCCGGATTACACCGGAACATATTGTTCGTGATCACGAGCACGAAAGTAATTAACAACAGTTGCTAAATGCGCCAGTTGTTGTTATTATCTGTGGtaaattttagttataaatatccaTTGTCATGTTACGTTTGACTGACAGTGCTGACATCTGGCCGATTACCAAACTAAAATTGAAATAGTTACTTGGAAATACGGTCGAAGGCAACACATTGTATTAATGATTTACCTCTATGTACTGATATGTAATAGCTATGCTTTAAATCTTGATTTTGAGTCAAATGTGCTAACTCAAAATGTAAGTTGAATGTTAATTTTGTGTGATTGATGAACCTTTCAACAATGTCCttagtatttaattacatagtaaaacagttaatcaaaatgttaaaataaaataaaactttcgtTGTCTTTCTAGACTTACCTTTAAATGCAACTCAAGATCTTATTAGGTACGTAGCAAATGTAGCAATGCTATACGACAAACATTTATAAGATAAACATGGCGCATTCCCACATTTAAGTACACATTATCATACATTATAGTACTATCAGATTATGTCAAGGGCTTAAAACAATTGCGACAATTGTTTGTTACCAGGAAACTTAAAACggtaataaatcatatttataaaaattagtCATAAATTGaattctttgatattttaattttttattactggCCTAAAATAAGCACGAATTTTTCactatttcacaaaaataattaagaaaatatgataCTTTCGTAAGCCCATATTTTCAACACATTAATTAAACGAAATGATCAAATATGCCTTCCTGAatacatcaatattattttgggGCAATGATGGTcgcatattttaacaaaatacacttaattgctatttttttttatttcggtgATCCAAGCTGTGTGGCCATGTCACTTCATTCTTATTTTCTAGTAGATTCTATCCTaacaaaattaaaggttttttaagCGATTGGCATTATTATTCAAGTCAGCTGCATACTATTGATTTGCGTGCACCAAGAGGCAGatccataataataattgtttatttaattacaggtATAGGAGTAGTCTTGGTGACAGCAGCAGGTCTGGCTTGGCGACTGGGAGCCCGTGATGCACCCTGTGCTCTCTTAGGGCTGCGTCGAGCGTCATGCCGGCGGCTCGTACCGCGGCTACCACCTTCGTACGCACGACCACACCACCCGTACGCAGCAATGCTCTACCCTGAGTTCCATTACAGGCCGCCACCGCCAACTTATCAGGCATCCATGCAAGAATATAGACTCAGGTTTGTACACAAACTTTGATTaacacttaaattattattgttcctATAATAGGTATGCTAGTATTCTGACTTTTACTGTAccttaatatttctttatttatttactgaaattaaGTTAAACCAAGGTTAAGGTAAGGTTTGTATAAAGACTAAGTTCAACTCGGTAGTGCAATAGAGATTCGAATTTTCGACATGGAGACTCTTGCTTTTGAGATCAACTGTCGTCCAGAATGGCGTCCATTAAAcccgaaaaaatattaagatcgCGCATCttctttaaatgaaataaacatcATAGGTACTTTATAGTATTTTCAGATAATATACTTTTTCATAGTGGAAAAACGACATCTAGTATTCTATGGACTAATCATATTTGCGTATTATTGAAGCAGCACTTTTGAGTTGTATCCAACACGAGGCCTTTAATTTGTCGAtcgatatttaataaataatattgtaattaccTAACCCGTGTTATTGGCAGGCTTGATTTGAGCACGATGTCacgtaaatgttattttgttggATATTAGTTTTGATTCAGTCGCATATTGCGAGGTTTAATTAGGCGCATGTGATGTGATTTTAAATGACCGAATTACAAACGTACTTGTGAACCGAATAGGCGATAGTGGGAATTgtattgttaatgtttttattgtaaatatatatagatTTGACCTATTATTGTTCTACTGCTAAGTTACTTCTTCCGGAATAAGGCTAGACTTTGAGTCTAACAAACCATCCAAATGCAGGCTGAGAACTTTACATCgttttaagtttttgttcaTACATCTCACTTAATTTCGATCCTCTAATCACGCTTCATTCCATGTATTTACTTTATAAGCAGATACtaaagaattttgtttaaaatcttctcgtcatttcttttatttcattcaaattcatgTCATATTAAGCCCACCGGTTACTATACATCTgacctaaaacaaataaaaatcgaCTCGTCCATATTTGATTTCAAATCAATAGTACATTTTTTACAAGAGACCTTTGTTCAAACAATTCTAAACCCTTTCGATCTCATGAATATTTTCGTATGAAAACTAAAAACGTTTATTGTTTCACTTCTCAATGTTCTCATGTTTTCAAAACATTACTGTGTATCTAGTAATTTCAACTTTTAAAGCAAACTAACTAAAATCaagtgattttaatttaaacataaaatgttgGTGTTATTGGTGAATATGAAATTAGTAGTAGGTTGAACAAACGAAAACTTTTACTAATCAAAAGTTGAAAACGAAAataactgtgacgtcattacaaTTTCgccttacataataatacacaatGGAACATTAAGTTCTAATGAAAACAAGAAAACAAATCACAAGATTGTAATCTAGAGCCGTTTCCATACTTTCTCACGAAATAATACCATTTATAGCGTCATGTCTGTTTGAAGAACATTATTCTTAGGTTACGTAAAGAATTTAAATACAGTTTGTGTCTAACGGCTTCGTCTGAATGTGGAACTATCCTAATTTATTTTCCCATTACTTATCCAAATACGACTTCTTATGATTTTCCCTTTTTAAATGAGATTGCTGTTATTTCTATCTGGCGAAATTGCCTATTTTGCATGTGGTCGTGAATTACTATTCtaggatataataatatacaaattactattactttttaatgtcatgtttgtattagaaatacttCGATAGTTAGATATGACTTGCCTTATAGTTTTTAAAGCTTACACTTTTCCAGTATGGACTCATACCTTAATCCTTTGTTATTATGTAGTAGGCCAATAATGAGTCATATCtatattatctatgtattttaaCGATATCTaatcattattatgtttgtcCTCAGGTTACTTCTGTTAGACAGAAGTGCGCCCGCGGTGTCGCCGCCCCCGACTTACAGATCAAACTCAGCCAGTCTAGTCAGGTACAAACTCAATATATCTGTGCCTTGGCCTTTCTGCCGTATCTATACGatgttacatataaataaaacagtggTATAAACCATActaattgtattaatataaatatctgaaTTTGACTGTATTAATATtgcttaaaatatgttatttctttctatttattaaaagtatattcATTCTCATGTTTTAAAGATTGCTGGTTATTGTATAAAATCATAAACTAATACGATTTCTTGTGTCCAACAGAGGATCAACAGGCGCCGCGTGGTGTGGCACCGAATACAGCGGGCCGCCATCTTACCGCGCGCCCCGAGTCGACCCTCCCGTCACCGTCACGGACAACCTGCCCACCATCACACCCATAGACCTCAAGTACGTCGACAACACCATCGAGACTCTCCCCAAACCAGACCAGGAGAAGGACCCCGACGAACATCTCGTCACTATCGTCCACACAGACTCACAACCTGTCATAGTAACCGTATCAGGATCACCAGCTCTCAACGACACACACACCCAACCGCCCTCAGAAATCGACATACTAGCGCACTTATAACGCAGTAAGCATGTAGCACAATATACAAAGTTCTAGAGGTAAACCTATTGGGATTCGACGCGAGAGCTTCACCCCTGATTGGTAGTTTGTATGCAGCGCTCCAGAGTCCTGTGATTGTGGCACGATGCAAGTAGATCAAACGATGTACTGTTGTACAGATGAGTAAGCGAAAAGTGATTTAATATAGAACGtgaatatgttaattattacgtaaataattaGCGCAGTGGACTATATAGTGATTATTCGAGTGGcatgataattttgttttgaatggCTGCGAAAATGAATTTTACTAGTCTAGGTAAATAGACTGTACCAACTGAGTATTCTGAACTCCATCTAAAATGTATAAGTTTTATTGtactataaaatacattttcgagACATTTGAATGCgcattgaaaacaaaattgtacATTTACGTTGTGTAtaactgtttaaaaatgtaatggtTTGAAGtaccttattttattattataagtattgtgtaaatatttaaaagcactGACGTATGTTTCGTTTGAAtagtgttattatatttaacaaaatatgtgCCGTGTATATACAAttgatacaaattatattataattaaatgaatacatAAGTAGTTGATGCAACGATCGATTCATAAACCAAATCCTTCACCGTGATGTACAACTAATGAACTTGTTATTCATGTAGTGCCAATGgttgtttaatagttttgtaaatacatttataaatcagttattcttttaaattaaacgcTAACACTAACATATTTAACAGGAGAATAGATTTTAGATCTTTTCTGAAGTCTCGAATACCATGATTCTTATCGTGGTTTTTTACTAGGGTCATCGTACACATACATCTGCCAAACCTTGTTTTCGAAAAGCTACACAAAATGATAAAAAGTTATGTGTTGTGTATGCTCTAAAGCATCTCTGTGTATTACAAGTTACTTTCTCTGCAAAATTCGTTGCTTTCCCGGCTTTCAAAGAGtcctttacaaatatttattggtaaCATTCTCAAtctaatttacatttatttctcgcttattaaattatttgcgaCTTGAAAACGGACTCAGTCCCAAACACCGCTGTCTGTAAAAGCAATAGCTACCATGGACTTGAATTAAATGAACAAAAGGTGAAAGTTACGTCACTCTTGCAAAATAATGTGTTGATGCCTCGTTTACACGCGACACGAACTCGACTACTCTACATCTCATATTACCGCAAGTTAATATACAACATGTAGACTATcaactatttaatattaattgaataatttaacagTAAACGAAGCATGAGCTCTTAATCGCGTACTAATTTCACACATAGTTTGACATAGcagaactgttttaaatagTAAACCACATTAGCAGTGATGAGATAGTACTGTGTAAAATACTATTAGTTTAAGATATTGTAAcgataatgtaataaacatattgtaaataacgttatttgtattataagaaATAAAGATCTTTAGTGAAACCAAACTGTTGTTTATCTAAATTTTTAACACCCTTTTTTAGCACTTTCACGAAATCGACATCAACAAAGGCGACCATAAAGTAAGATATTAtggattttaataaacttttcaagaactatatttttactGAACAGCAGTTCTATTCGTTTCCTATCATCCCAGTTACTTGAGTAATAGACTACAAATtgatagaatattatttacctaGTATGGTAGGTAAAACTGACCGTGTATTCAATAAATAACGCCAATAAAACTCTAAATGGCTAGAGGTTTCCTACTAGAGTGTGTGGGCCGAGGAGGTCAGAAGCCAGGCAGCATTTGTACCATTGATGCAATGATATGCAATCGTATCTAGTTAAATTATTACACTATTCTAATGTAAACCTATGGATATTCCAATGAGATGAAATAATTCAACAATTGTTCTATGTAAGTATTTGTCATTTTGCATGGATTAAAATGTCAACTACGTTCCAGTGCAACCTAAGCTACGCTGAAACGTCACGTAAGCAAAAATACCTAGCTATAAGTActaagcccccttacgcactagcggttaaccgcgggagcggctagccgcgcggttacagttaaatatgcaactgcctgacaaaattgttggcggttatgttgcggttcacaggcggttgtatattaaactataaccgcgcggctagccgctcccgcggttaaccactagtgcgtaagggggcttagTGCAATAGAAGGTTTCAACGTTTCATtcattcagtattttaaaacgctgtttacacaattttttatcttttctaaaTGGAGTTCAGAGTATAAATGTCGACACTTAAACGACTAAGCTACTTTAAAGTATTTCTAAATACGTCAGGCGAAAAAGTATAACAATCAACATTCCCGATATGGTGAGATTATCTTAGCACGATGATGTAAGAAGAATTTTTGTTCACTTGAGAGAGAGCTTTCAAATTCCATACGGCCTCGCCGTGGGCACATCTCAGCATTATAATATCATACATATACGTTATgttaatgtgtatttatttggCGACAGTGTGCGAATGTGTATGGAAATTGTCTAGATCTGACATTTGCATAATCGGATTTTGAGGATTTCTCGTTGATAACGTTTTGGTGTTTGTAGCTTTGTAGGTGGATGGAGACCACTTTcacttcatattatatttagtttacgaAACCGAGTCACTCTGACGGAAGTGTTTATGCAAAAAATTTGCAACtctattgtttatatttatttaggaataAGCAGAATACAAGCagaaaatttgaatttaaataaaacactgaAATAACCTTTTGTAAGCTCGGAACTTTGGTTAATTCTCAGAAACATGGCGTGACCCTCGATACTCCTTACCCATGAACTcgtaaatatgtaataattaatgtttgctCTTTTACTTCtctgttttatctttttaaactcTAACATCgttctataaaaacaaagttcaaATTAATACCTACGCGGATTTTGAAAAATGCAACTAGGCTCCTGTCGAAAAGACATAGTCTCTACAAAAATGTATGTCTACACTAATCGGCTATCAGAGcaaaatgttattcaaatatACGCAAGACACAATGCAGTATAAATCATACACAGCTTTCATCCGAAAACATAACTTTGATTCAGTCAAAACGCAATAGGAAATAGCGCAAATTGATCCGTAATGAAACTAGTCGAACAATTCGTACAAATTCGTCCCATTGCGAATGTAAATCGAAGCACAGCCAGCGGATTCCGGAACAATAGTACTctgtaattatattgtaaagCAATTTTGTCGCGACGCCCCACGACGCTGGGAAAATGAAAATCGGTCCGGTATTAATAAAAACCTCGCCCGTAATGGTCGACAACGCGAGTGTTATAAAGCAAAAAATTATGAacgtattaaaatttttaatataatctgCTACGCGATGATACATACGGAATTTAATATTGCTCATAGTCGAATAAATGGTACGGACGATACTTTTAATGTTCGCTAGTGATACAGAAAATATGCAATGAAAATGTAGATTGAGATATAAGAGTAATATCTCAATGAAATTAAAGCGTTACTACTGTAGCTCAGAGCTCAATTCAGTAAACAGCTATAACAACGCGTCAAAAGGTAAAAATTAATTTGGAGTGTAATTTTTGAGTAGGTACTTTAGTAGTTACCTtcatttaaaacttaactttaacaTTGTTTAGCTGACAGTCGtagtttcacaaaaaaatagtCAGCTTCGTTTCTACCTACTGTAAAATCAACTCTCGGTTAACAAAGCCTTGAGGGACGTGTATTTTGAAGCCATTGTTGAAAAGCGCTGTAGCATTCTGAaacatgcaatattttattacgtattcCAATTAGCATTTTACCTGAAATCGTAAAATCTACAGAGCTAGACTTTCGGAAATCCCCGGCGAGAGTTGCGTGACCGCGGTCCGTCAAAATAAACCAGCAAATAGCGATATAAGTTTACAGTTGGATGGCATAGAGAAAGTATTGAAGCGATTATTTACGCAGAGAACCTCTGTCACACCGCAAAACGTTATGTATCGGGACATGCGGGCAAA
Above is a genomic segment from Anticarsia gemmatalis isolate Benzon Research Colony breed Stoneville strain chromosome 8, ilAntGemm2 primary, whole genome shotgun sequence containing:
- the LOC142974892 gene encoding uncharacterized protein LOC142974892, which codes for MSALNALVPPLSAAEALSSLLWQPYECRSPPLARSRTDGALASARGEGGATCAPQSPNGGRHARASYRAITPRHEMRLPVPAPGPLRKSDSVSVRVPGEPSRQNVSSVNVNIVQVQDAPPAIVPGGNVNSAVQTERERSVATAECQTEEPARRRRVRRARAPRVPELLENVPPPPYSTLPPAPPPLPHPVPVHPPPAAIIPPPHPPTHRFPFQPIPLRSGRGAAYACSEGDGNAPKSCCGRPPLRLCVLFLGVVGACLVAAGAVLGALRPHPRAPLTLLLLMIGIGVVLVTAAGLAWRLGARDAPCALLGLRRASCRRLVPRLPPSYARPHHPYAAMLYPEFHYRPPPPTYQASMQEYRLRLLLLDRSAPAVSPPPTYRSNSASLVRGSTGAAWCGTEYSGPPSYRAPRVDPPVTVTDNLPTITPIDLKYVDNTIETLPKPDQEKDPDEHLVTIVHTDSQPVIVTVSGSPALNDTHTQPPSEIDILAHL